The window CGCTACAAGGATCGCGACATCAGCCTTACGCCCGAACAGGGCCAGATCATGCTCGATACCCAGGATCGGCTGAACGAGGAACTCAGGGTTGAAACCCGGGATCGTCAATTCGGCGGTCGGCCGACCGAGGCCGAAGCTGCCGTCCGTGATGCACGTATCGCAGCCATTGTCGGTCCGGTGCGGGCGTTTATTCCGGCCGATCTGTACTACGAAGCGGAGGAAGTGGTGCGGCAATACCGCGCGGAAAAACACGCCAACCTCAACAATCACGCATTCAGCGCCAAGGTCGGCAAGTACATCGACCTCGATGCCATGGACACATGGTTCACCGACACCGCCGCCGGCCACTTCCAACAACTCGAACAACGCCACACTGCGTTGTTCGCTGATCGTGGCGTGTACCTGAAGCGCTCGGCCAGCGGCACCTGGTTTGTCGATTACGACGACCTCGACACTCGCCAATGGCTGACCGAACTCGCCAGCGGTTGCCTGACCGCGCAATGCCTCCGCGCCCAAGGCGCCGAGCAATACGCCGACTACGTGCGCGCCGCCGACGGTGGCGCACTCCGACAACTGTTCAGCGCCTGGACGCCGTCGATTGAGGCGGCAGTCAACAACGCCTCGCGCCTTGGCGAGTTGATGGCCGCCCTGTCCGCCGACAACATCAGCGCCACCCATCAGGCCTTGGCGCCGCTGAGCGTGGTGGTGCTGGATGACATCGCGACCATGGCCCGCGAGGCCGACAGCCAATGGAATGTGTTGGTCAATCGGCTGGGTGCAGCGTTGTTGTTGCTCAAGGGGGACAAGGGTTTCAGTGCGTCGTGGATGAGCATTTTTCTTGCCGCGAGGTTGGGGGGGGAGAGCCGCTTGCAGTTCGCGATCGAAGCCGGGCGGCCGGTGTGGAAATTGCTGGGGCAACGGGCCGAGGCGTTGAGTGAATGGGTGAACAAGACGGGGAAAGCCATTGGTGTTGGGCGGGTGGAGCGGATTGTCAATTCGCCGGTGGTGGTCAACAGCGGGGGAGTGGTGCCGTTGGCGGCGTTGTTGGTCAACGTGGTGAATGTGCAGAACTATTTGAGTGAGGCCGGGGTGCTGGAGGGGATGGATGCCCGGCGGGTGAATGACACGGTGTCGGCGAGTTTGTATGGGGCGGCGGCGTTGGTGGCGGTGGTGGATAGTCAGGTTCGGATGGGGTTGGGGAAGGATCGGTTTTTTATTCGTTCATCTGCGGCACCGGCGCTTACGTTGTTTGGTGGGGTGATTGGTGCGCTTTCTACTGGTGCTGCAATAAACGAATTCCAATCCTTGCAATCACGATTGGAAAGCGCCCAAAACCAAGTCGATCCATGGCTGGAGATGCGTCAGATCGCGGTCGGAGGGCAGGTAGCAGCCTTCGGTGCTCAAGCGATATTGGGGCTTGGCTACACCGCCCGCGCTTTGGCAGGTTCAATAACTGCGGAAGTCGCCATCTTGCGCTACACGCTCTACATGGGACCGTTGAACTGGATCATTCTGGGCCTTGGCGTGCTGTACTTGACTGCCTGGATTTTCGAGAAAACACCGCTGCAAAATTTCCTGAACAATTGCTGCTGGTCTAAAACGCGGGCTATCGATCTGGACCCCATCGCGCCGAAAGCCCAACACGACGAACTCGACCGTTTGTATCTCATCCTCTATACGCCTCGGGTCACCATGCAAAGCAGTTCTAGTCAGGCGCCTGATAATGGTCGTTCCGGTCTGGCGTTCGTCAGCGCGATTGATTATCTGACCATCGACTTGCCAGGCGCCGAGCCAGACAGTGTTTACCTGGAACTGAGCATGGTCGGTGATCCGGTGGATACCCTCGAAAACCGGTACCTGATCAAAAACAGTCCGACCGACTACTTCAGGCCTCCCCGTCCGTGGCGAGATATGACGCCTTTCTGGTTGTCCGACAGCAGTTGCCAGTGGATACCGATAGAGGAGGGGCAGGGTCTGCGCATAAGCGGCCCTTTCAAAGAGGTGAAAGACATACTGCGCACACCACCAAGCACGTTGTCGCTAAGGTTGCGTTATCGCACGCCATTGACCGGGATACTCGGCGCTCGGAGCTTTATCGGTGGAGAGCGTGGTCTAGCTTTTACTTTGAACAACAACTCGGGCGTCATAGCGCTGAGAGATGATCCAACTCCCGAACTTGATCGTGTTCCGAGTTACCCGCTCGGTGAAGATCATCCCGGCGCCATTTACCTGCAACCCAAGGACAAGCGATGAGTACGCCATCGGCGGGCACCACGAAAAAACGGATATTTTCGCGCAATGACTATCTCGCGCCATTACCTATCCCCACCGGCAGAAAACCTTCTGATGTGCTCAACATCATCTGGCGCAAGAACGAGGTTTTTCTTGATATTGGTAACTACAGCATCGGTTCGACGGTCATGGTGATGTGGCCGTCGCTGATGGTATTTGTATTTATGGGCTTCATCACTCCAGACCCCGGGCTGATCTGGATTGCGGCGTTATTGATCATAGGCATTCCTTCAATATTTGTGATTCAGGGCCTCTTCCGCGAAGTCCCCTTACCCATTCGCTTCAACCGCCAACGCCGCGAGGTCTGCGTCCCTCGTGACAACGGCGAGTACTGGATTGTCCCTTGGGAAACCGTGACAGCCGCCGGCACTCAACAGTCATCAGTCAGTCAAGCCGGCAAAGCCACAATGGGTTTACTGGTCATCGGTTTCGAAAACCCCGACCCGCACGCCAAGGAAGACAACAAACACTTTTCACTAGGCTTCAACTGTGGCGGTGGCACTACGGCAATGGCGTTGTGGGAATGCATGCGCAGTTATATGGAGATCGGGCCAGAGGCTGTTGAGGATCAAACCGCGCGTTTCGACAGGTCAAAAGGAATCTGGGCGACTTATCTGGACGATCTGATCAAAGCCGCGAAGTTGAGAGGCTGGTTCGTAACCGTTCTCTGGGAAGGATTCTGCGGAATATTCATATTCAACACTTTGCTGATCGATGTGCTAGAGCGTTGGAAGTTGAACCCGCCTCCCGACTTGCCCTATCCCGACATCATCGAATGGTCAAAACCACTCCCGCCGGAACAATGGGCCAAACGCTCTCCAGAGTTGGAAGCAGCCATCGCCAAACGCGAGGCTGAACTGGCCAAGCAGGCTCAAAGCGAGTTGGCTTGAGGTCGGATACTCAGGTCTATCGGCATCTGATCAAGAACAGTCCGACCAATAGCTACAAGGCGCCGAGGCCTCGGCGCGATATGACGCCCTATTGGTTGTCGGGCGCCCTCTGTCAGTGGATACCGATCGAGGAAGGTCAGGGTCTGCGTATAAGCGGTCCTTTCAAAGAGGTGAAAGACATACTGCGCACACCACCAAGCACGTTGTCGCTAAGGTTGCGTTATCACACGCCATTGACCGGGATACTCGGCGCTAGAAGTTTTATCGGCGGGGAGCGAGGTTTGGCTTTTACGTTGAACAACACCTCGGGCGTCATAGCGCTTAGAAACGACCCAACACCCGAACTTGATCGTGTACCGAATTACCCGCTCGGCGAGGATCACCCCGGCGCCATTTACCTGCAACCAAAGGACAAGCG of the Pseudomonas sp. Seg1 genome contains:
- a CDS encoding toxin VasX yields the protein MSAEKLAMVDEAAQAEREAKAQPHVDINSTVHPCPASQPELFVVPVRYALAHEKAEHVCCVPGITPQSRPMAARRLRAGFVYLWQHQGPLKRFAVSPQGLLQEQALDAAAAPVPDATLTGLALQKIHDAWMLYSEFPLNAEHCRILSESGAKRSQHMRHIALHTVADELQAPHCPPLEKADEVIAELLPDTYARSMKVDQQKNAEDTEALGATLLEQPTPANINAYTDARHRIRERDKVLAQHPDASDEPPGEWSAEPWDGQGTRDWLDNTKTQSKGMFAVLACLDDDLGVLRDINHEQEWLEAGHEKWLGENNLRLSIGGFVRSLITEDGAELAGSLSYRYKDRDISLTPEQGQIMLDTQDRLNEELRVETRDRQFGGRPTEAEAAVRDARIAAIVGPVRAFIPADLYYEAEEVVRQYRAEKHANLNNHAFSAKVGKYIDLDAMDTWFTDTAAGHFQQLEQRHTALFADRGVYLKRSASGTWFVDYDDLDTRQWLTELASGCLTAQCLRAQGAEQYADYVRAADGGALRQLFSAWTPSIEAAVNNASRLGELMAALSADNISATHQALAPLSVVVLDDIATMAREADSQWNVLVNRLGAALLLLKGDKGFSASWMSIFLAARLGGESRLQFAIEAGRPVWKLLGQRAEALSEWVNKTGKAIGVGRVERIVNSPVVVNSGGVVPLAALLVNVVNVQNYLSEAGVLEGMDARRVNDTVSASLYGAAALVAVVDSQVRMGLGKDRFFIRSSAAPALTLFGGVIGALSTGAAINEFQSLQSRLESAQNQVDPWLEMRQIAVGGQVAAFGAQAILGLGYTARALAGSITAEVAILRYTLYMGPLNWIILGLGVLYLTAWIFEKTPLQNFLNNCCWSKTRAIDLDPIAPKAQHDELDRLYLILYTPRVTMQSSSSQAPDNGRSGLAFVSAIDYLTIDLPGAEPDSVYLELSMVGDPVDTLENRYLIKNSPTDYFRPPRPWRDMTPFWLSDSSCQWIPIEEGQGLRISGPFKEVKDILRTPPSTLSLRLRYRTPLTGILGARSFIGGERGLAFTLNNNSGVIALRDDPTPELDRVPSYPLGEDHPGAIYLQPKDKR